From Coffea arabica cultivar ET-39 chromosome 2e, Coffea Arabica ET-39 HiFi, whole genome shotgun sequence, the proteins below share one genomic window:
- the LOC113727243 gene encoding uncharacterized protein, which translates to MSGIRGILFQTCKKKFHCLSRDAGPSEVLKKRIAEMERKRKRRDPRKNQLFIEVPESKSFLDTATMPMILTVAGTALFAKLLMMLDESKSQEMIERKIKNAPPGQGSVRMLTREEWEEVREVRPRTPFESKLARPNARIRTGEPLHWEDVKDWTIDVLTDGFTRAEECVRRRSN; encoded by the exons ATGAGTGGAATTCGTGGAATACTTTTCCAAACTTGCAAGAAGAAGTTTCACTGTTTGTCCCGAGATGCTGGTCCCAGTGaagttttgaagaaaagaattgcTGAAATGGAGAGGAAGAGAAAGAGGAGAGATCCCAGAAAGAATCAACTTTTCATTGAAGTGCCAGAATCAAAATCTTTTCTTGATACTGCCACCATGCCGATGATCCTCACTGTTGCCGGGACTGCCCTTTTTGCAAAGCTTCTAATGatg CTTGATGAGTCGAAGTCTCAAGAGATGATTGAGCGAAAAATAAAGAATGCGCCTCCTGGTCAAGGGAGTGTGAGGATGCTAACTCGGGAAGAGTGGGAAGAAGTTCGAGAAGTGAGACCAAGGACGCCGTTTGAATCAAAGCTTGCCCGTCCAAATGCTCGAATAAGGACTGGGGAACCATTGCATTGG GAAGACGTTAAGGACTGGACAATTGATGTGCTCACAGACGGTTTCACTCGCGCTGAAGAATGTGTTAGACGGCGATCTAATTAG